One genomic segment of Chitinophaga sancti includes these proteins:
- a CDS encoding class I SAM-dependent methyltransferase: MKDKSNGYDNIAELYSRHRGATGSATVRAWAQSFAKGAVILDLGCGTGIPVTKILLEAGLKVYAVDASAKMVAAFQDNFPDVPVECESVEESKFLNFKYDGIIAIGVIFLLDEEVQRSLIARMAAALNANGKLLFTAPLQKVAWQDVMTAQTSRSLGAEEYKKLLQAAGLSRVEEFEDEGGNHYFSGI; the protein is encoded by the coding sequence TTGAAAGATAAATCAAATGGCTATGATAATATAGCCGAATTATATTCCCGACACAGGGGGGCCACTGGCTCGGCTACAGTCAGGGCCTGGGCGCAGTCTTTTGCCAAAGGCGCAGTAATACTTGATTTGGGATGCGGCACTGGCATTCCGGTTACGAAAATATTGCTGGAAGCGGGGTTGAAGGTGTATGCAGTAGATGCATCTGCAAAAATGGTAGCGGCTTTTCAGGATAACTTTCCGGATGTACCTGTGGAATGCGAGTCGGTAGAGGAGTCTAAGTTTTTAAATTTTAAGTATGATGGCATTATCGCTATTGGCGTAATATTTTTATTGGATGAAGAAGTACAACGATCACTTATTGCCAGGATGGCCGCAGCGTTAAATGCTAATGGAAAGTTATTGTTTACCGCCCCTTTGCAAAAGGTAGCCTGGCAGGATGTAATGACCGCACAAACCTCAAGGTCTTTAGGTGCAGAAGAATACAAAAAACTGTTGCAGGCAGCTGGTTTATCCCGTGTGGAAGAATTTGAAGATGAGGGCGGAAATCATTATTTTAGTGGTATATGA